One segment of Fibrobacter sp. UWR3 DNA contains the following:
- the tyrS gene encoding tyrosine--tRNA ligase, giving the protein MQFRPVKEQLDILMRGVIDVVPQEELEKKLQKSYDTGVPLRIKMGVDPTAPDVHFGHTVVMRKLRQFQDLGHTVVLIVGDYTAQIGDPSGRNKARPRLTHEQVLENAKEYQEQFFKVVRRDQVEIHYNGEWFSKLPFSKVTELMGQFTVAQMLEREDFHNRYTANTPISLHEFMYPMMQGYDSVAIKSDVELGGTDQKFNVLRGRDLQIFEGMEPQIGLFMPILLGTDGKVKMSKSIGNYVGLNEPADVMYHKIYSLADSIVENWFELLTNIPLAEIKQMMADIAAGKMNPNDAKHRLAIDIVTQYYGAEAAEAAAAKEREIHSGNAIPSDAAECSVAAGTYGALDLLVEIKAFASKGEARRMIQNGGVKIAGEKLADPQASFEIKGGDQLVVQVGKRKFYKVNF; this is encoded by the coding sequence ATGCAATTCCGTCCCGTTAAGGAACAGCTTGATATTTTGATGCGCGGCGTTATCGATGTCGTGCCGCAAGAAGAACTCGAAAAGAAACTCCAGAAGTCCTACGATACCGGAGTCCCGCTCCGTATCAAGATGGGCGTGGACCCGACGGCCCCGGACGTGCACTTCGGCCACACGGTCGTGATGCGCAAGCTCCGTCAGTTCCAGGACCTGGGCCATACCGTCGTGCTCATTGTGGGTGACTACACCGCCCAGATTGGTGACCCCAGCGGCCGCAACAAGGCCCGCCCGCGTCTCACGCACGAACAGGTGCTCGAGAACGCGAAGGAATACCAGGAACAGTTCTTCAAGGTCGTCCGCCGCGACCAGGTGGAAATCCACTACAACGGCGAATGGTTCTCCAAGCTCCCGTTCAGCAAGGTGACCGAACTCATGGGCCAGTTCACCGTGGCCCAGATGCTCGAACGCGAGGATTTCCACAACCGCTACACGGCCAATACGCCGATTAGCCTGCACGAGTTCATGTACCCGATGATGCAGGGCTACGATTCCGTGGCCATCAAGAGTGACGTGGAATTGGGCGGCACCGACCAGAAGTTCAACGTGCTTCGCGGTCGTGACTTGCAGATTTTCGAAGGCATGGAACCGCAGATTGGTCTCTTCATGCCGATTTTGCTCGGTACCGACGGCAAGGTCAAGATGAGTAAGTCCATCGGCAACTACGTGGGCCTGAACGAGCCCGCCGACGTGATGTACCACAAGATTTACAGCCTCGCCGACAGCATCGTCGAGAACTGGTTCGAACTCCTCACCAACATCCCGCTTGCAGAAATCAAGCAGATGATGGCCGATATCGCTGCGGGCAAGATGAACCCCAACGATGCGAAGCACCGCCTCGCCATCGATATCGTGACGCAGTACTACGGCGCAGAAGCCGCCGAGGCCGCCGCCGCGAAGGAACGCGAAATCCACAGCGGAAACGCCATCCCGAGCGATGCTGCCGAATGCAGCGTGGCGGCCGGCACCTATGGTGCCCTGGATCTGCTTGTGGAAATCAAGGCCTTTGCATCTAAGGGCGAAGCCCGCCGCATGATTCAGAACGGCGGCGTCAAGATTGCGGGCGAAAAGCTCGCTGACCCGCAGGCCTCGTTTGAAATCAAGGGCGGTGACCAGCTGGTTGTCCAGGTGGGCAAACGCAAGTTCTACAAGGTGAATTTCTAG